tcGAATAGTTGAAAATATTAAGCTAGATATGAAAAACctaaaatagaaagagagagggaaaaagggtagaagaataaaaatttaacaaaatctcAAATAGAATctcttaaataattttattatcgataatataaaatatatatatatatatatatatatatagatatataacataaaatttagatgaaaatgcaTGCATCacttacaaaatttattcaCAATACTTgttatagttattttttaaagaataaattccaaaataaaaataaaattatacttaaGATCAATTATGTTACAAAAAGATTAAGCAAACTAGCTATTATCAATTGAAATACGAATAAGAAACTTACATACAAAAAATTAGTTAGTAATTTTGCaactcaaaaaataagaatgattttcaaataaaaaataagacatATAGAAAGTTgagtaaatattatttaattaatatttaaatatcaagaaaaaaaaaactccacttAAAGTTATTGACATAGTCCTCAAACTATATCAAGTTGGATTTGGTTTTGATTTATCAGATCCATTTGTTAATTGATATTTAGTTGTTGTGAgggttcaaaataaaaagaatgtgtaatccaacaatataaattttaaaatattaatccaatAAAATGTTATTAAGGGTTacaacattaaaaataagttatattagGTGTGGGGGATTGGACTGAGTCTACCCTGAAGATCCCAATTCAAAGAGAATATTCCTAAAAATCCCATTCACAAAATGGACTCGACCCATATGTAAATATAGGATAACCAGAGCCACGTAAAAAAGAGACCATTTGGAACCATTATCGAGGTACTTCGAGGAATCAACCTTCCCAAAGAAACATAGCTCGACCTAGAAGCGGTCCTATGCTTTACTGAGGACACCTTTTCGCTTATCTTCTCCGAGGAACATGTAGAAGAAGATACAAAGCTTAATGTAATAGTCACTTTTGCATTAATGAGCTCTCTCTTTATCTAATGTCAGTCACATTAAATGTTGAATGACTGGCCTAAACAGTAACAACACCCCTAAAGTCTATCTTCATGATCAAGAAATTGTAGGCAGAGGGATTGATGGGATAAGTATCCCACAAATCTAGCTAAGACGGATACAGTTGGAGGGGGAGAAAGAGTGAATATAAAAGGGGGAGGAGGTAGACGAGAAGGGGGATTCAGAAAAATctaagaacaagagagagagagagagagaaaaagagaagagtCTGAGTGTAACACCCCAACCTAAttgcataattaaattcatgagtttatatgtttgttattaccttaattattttaagtgcaTTAAAACTTTGCTATTGTGATATTATGGAAGACATATGCTCTTTTAATGttgtagaaaagaaattttataaagataaggatatagatatatatatatatatatacacacacacacacacatatatgcaaAGTTATATTATCATTGGGCCTTTCttgaaatataagtttatatggggtgaaatgaaatataagtttatatgggGTGAAAAGTATAAATGCCAAAAGTGGAAAAGAGTGGGAAAAAGTGGTCTTTGATTTTTCTCCTATGCTATACACGTACAAGCCCTCAAAGTCAATTCCTCATCTTTTCCTTTGCTGTACCAGAAGCTTCTTGCTTCATTtctcttgctttttcttttctttctctctttgctttcACATGGCaagacctctctctctccctctctcaccaaaacaataaatctcacTCTAAAGAAGGAATTAAGAGCCTAAAATTAAAGCTTCAGCTTCAAATTTGTGGGTAAgtaattaaaaacttatttgattttagagtattttgatagtttaattGTTTTCCCTTCTTTGTTCTCAAATCTGATTTTAGGGGCTAAACTTGTGATTCTGTTTTTGTAAGTTGAAAGTTTGATGGTGTTATGGTCTATTGGATGCTTAATAAGTCATTTTAATGTTTATTGTATTGgtataaaaatacccaaatgaATTGAAGACCATTTGAATTtagttgatgaattttgtatCAACATGCACTGAAGCTGTCACTGTGACAGATTTGATGTTCACTACAAGAAAATTCTGTATTAAATCATTTACTGTGAATTAGGATGTTAggagtagtttttatgaatCCTAAGACACATATGGTTGTTATGGAAGTGGTATCACTGCATTTggattaatacaaaaataatggtttaatttctaagttgcataAATTTCTGTCAGGACATATTTGAGCACGTTTCCTTGTacgatttttaataaattatgattttattatttgacTTTGAAATTTATACGGTATATATTAGACATACGGGGGAGTAGCTCTGTAAAATTTCATGACAATTAGATGTGTTTTGGCAGCTCATTCGtattttacaaatggggaaTTTGCTACTGGAATGATCAGTAAACAGTGTAGGATAACTATGACTTTGTagatttaattttgaagttagggttaattttttgagctataatttaatTTGCTTATCTTTTAGTATGTTTAGATCagatatgaatttttatggCTTGGTTTCTCTGTGTTTTGGTATGTTATGAGTTTGGTGATTGTACCTTGTTTTAGGGGAAACTCTATGTGATGGGAATTAAGATTTTACTAAGTTCAGAGTTAGGTTGTGTTTGaggtataagtttatattttaggaagagttgttagtaataagttttggtcTTTCATTTAGGTGACGAGAACGAGAACACGGACACTTGAGCTCCTCTGGTACAAATCTCTCGCGTCTTCTGTTTTCAGGTAAGGGATTTGTGACATGTGCGTTTGATAAGTATAAGGACTATTTAGAAAACTATAATGCATTAAAACCTTTTAATTAGAGATATTACATATAAGCATGATTCAAGTAAAGATTTATGTTCGTGACTTATtaaatccaatatatatatatatatatatatgataattttagcaTACTGATGCTATTACTCATATTACGAACATAATGTTAAAAGAAAGAATTGGATATGCTATTGTTATTAAATAGTTATGTAAAAGTATAGTATCTGAAAAGTATAGTTTTTAGTTATTCCATTGTCATGATCTGAACTCAGCCAGTAGGGGTTATAGTACTAGTATTTCCATGGAGATTTTGTTTGGCCATTAAAAGTGGGACTAGCTCTGCTGTACCCGCCCTTGTTGGTAACCGCCAACTTGTGGAGGATGTCAACCTACCCCCATGGTTGAAAGTATGTATTATGATATGATTCCGGAATTACCTAGCATTGTGGGGAATGTTGGATGCCTGGCACTAAGTGCTGGAAGCCTTCCAAAGTTGTGACAGACTTACAATTGGATTAactaatatgtattataaaagaGCTATTAAACTATTTGAAAGTTATAAGAAAAGTATGATGATAAGAAAAGTATGTTGAATTATGTTTAAGTTCCTTAtcatgttcttttattattatatgaaaggaaaatgaagtattttcatttgaaagttcataagttaatttaagaacaatatgaaTAGTATGAAGGCTATTTTTATCAAAGCTGACATATCCATAAAGtatttgatttacatgcattcttatcAAAGGCCCATGGAGCTTAAAAACCTTACTGGGCTTCGCAGCTCACCCTATTATATTTCAGTGCACAGGTCCATCCTGGAAGCAGCGAGAGTATTAAAGTTGGCAAGATTCTATGATTCTCTTTTGTTTAgattgtatagttttttttgttgtatagtaGTTTAGCTCTTTTGTTGTATAAGAGGAATCAAGATATACTTGATTCTTTGAGCACAAATGTAATTCTGAACTTTAGTTTGGTTTGAACCCCAGTGGTATGTCTTTGGGGTTAGGTTTGTAAATAAGAGTTTTTGCTAAAGGTTTAGCTATGTAATATTTGCACAAATACCTGAAGTTTCAGCCAAGTGGCAATCTTGCAAAGttcaaatgaaatgaattttcaaggttttcacatttttgtatattatggctTTTATGTAAGATAATAAGCAGGTATACAGGAAACAATTCTTGATAAGCACCTTCTGTTTAGGTTGGTTCGTGTTAGTATTAAggtaaacttgatattaacatgccGGTCATGCTCTAAATTCTGAAGTACAGGTTTGGGTCGTGACACTGAGCTTGTATTTTTCCCTAGAAATTCTATGTATACCTTGGGAAACAGATTTTCATCAATATAAGAGTCTAATTCAATCATTTTCATCTCCAGTTATCTGTCTGATCTTCCTATTGTGGGATTTCgccattttttcttaaaaagttaGTTGTGTTGGTCTGAAATTCATAGCAAATTCGACCCCCACATTAGGTATAACTTAATATTTATGACAAATGTATAATCAGTCTTATGCTTAAACTTTAAATTCCAATTCAATAATTTTGTCTCTCATTTCTTAATTCATCTTCACGTCATAAAAgaatgaataatgctagaggcacaatattttcatgatattttttttacaatggttgagttgacaattttttattaatttttattagatccaccattaacattaatttatttatattttgaacaGGAAAactcttgttttgttttgatagaCCGTCAAGCTGATTTTGACCTTTACAGAATGCCAAGTTAAACTAATTTAGATATGATgcaaaattagataataatcaTAAACTAATTTAGATTATGATTattcttcaactttttttttatacaagatagaatttctattctaatccaatctaagtgtatatatgtgtgaaactccctcctagagacttaaacctcaacccttgccccccacaccccacaaacatttatattagtagagtgaccaccgcactaaGGGTGCACCGTGGTATTTCTTCAACTTTAATATAATTTACTAAGTTGTAACCCATATTTTTGCATGAAAATATTTAATAGTTGTGATGATGAGATAATCTTAGTAAGGTGAGTGAGCAATATAATACACTTTGACAGTGTTTgatcattttttgtttattatttaattagctaGTTACCCAAAAATTATGTAAGGtactagaaaaaaaatgaaatgtacaaaatatcaaggaaaagaaattaacaTGTACAGTTTGTTTCAACcaatattttcatctaaattccTTTGCCAAAGATACAAATATGATAGAAATAGACAGACAAATAGAAATATGAGACTTCTCAGTTTATTTGTGCTTGTAACACTACAAGATGGGTACtacaatgaaaagaaaaaggcaaattTATTTGTGCTTATAACACTACAAGATAGGTACTACAAGATCCAAGAGatcttgaaaagaaaaaggcttCAAAAACTAGCATATGATTACAGTCCAGACTTACCAACAAGTTTGGTTATACCATAAGTAACTCCCATAGCAAACCAACCTCCGATCAAAACCCTTAAAGAGGATTTCACAACAGGTGCCTTCCCTAGAAAAGCACCTAGCCCTCCAAACCCTAACAAGGCAAAACTCACAACCCCAATTACCACTCCTACCCTCACTACATAGTCCTTTATAAAAGCTGCCCCCAATAGCGGTACTAATGCTCCCACAGCAAATGAAAGTGCTGATGCTCCAGCTGCATGCCAAGGGTTTGGCAATTTCTCTTTCTCAGCATTTAGTTCCTCCACTCCCATGTTATTAGTGCTACCATCTCTCTTCATTTGTGCCATTTCAATGTCATATTGTGAGTAAACAGAGACGAGCTCTCCAATGGCCATACTACATGCTCCGGCAACCAACCCAGCAACCCCAGAAAGGATCATGGTTTTAATATCTGTTCGGACAGCTCCAACTCCAATCATAAGGGATGCAGTGGAAAGCAACCCATCATTTGCACCCAAGATGGCAGCTCTAAGCCATTGTCCCCTTTTGGTGTAGTCTAATTCATCGTTTTGAGTTTGTTGCTCAACATCGAATGATTTGACTTCATTTAAGGGTGATGGTTGGTCGTGAACTTGATTGGCTGCCATGGAAAAAAGGAAGTAAAAAACAAGAAGCAAGTAAAGCTACTATTATGAAGAAGATTATTGAGTACATGGAGAGGAGTGTGGAGGACACACTATCAGGAGGTTATTTATAATGGGAAATCAA
This portion of the Castanea sativa cultivar Marrone di Chiusa Pesio chromosome 7, ASM4071231v1 genome encodes:
- the LOC142644784 gene encoding vacuolar iron transporter homolog 1-like, with product MAANQVHDQPSPLNEVKSFDVEQQTQNDELDYTKRGQWLRAAILGANDGLLSTASLMIGVGAVRTDIKTMILSGVAGLVAGACSMAIGELVSVYSQYDIEMAQMKRDGSTNNMGVEELNAEKEKLPNPWHAAGASALSFAVGALVPLLGAAFIKDYVVRVGVVIGVVSFALLGFGGLGAFLGKAPVVKSSLRVLIGGWFAMGVTYGITKLVGKSGL